The Capsicum annuum cultivar UCD-10X-F1 chromosome 3, UCD10Xv1.1, whole genome shotgun sequence genomic sequence atgaaagaaaaatacatatgctgagATGGTCAAATACATATGCAAATTAtcttttttgaataattattttttttttaataatttcaggtTATACCTGCATCAGAATATATTTATACAGTCCACGACAAGGAGAAACATTTTATTGTTTGTCTTAAGGAAAAGAAATGTTCTTACAATGCATTTCAGTTGGATGAGATACTATGTGTTCATGCTTGTGCAGTTCTTGATAGCAAGAATTTTAAGAAGGGATCATATTGCTCTGATCTATACAAGCCAAAAACAGTATTGAGAACATATAATGCTTCTTTTTATCCACTACCACACAAAGACGACTGGATAATTTCAGATAAAATTTTGGTTGAGGTAGTTCTGCCCCCAAAATACAAGCAACCCCCTGGATGGCCTGCAAAGAGGATCGTAAAAAGTCCGGACGaaatatgtttggaaagaaagtaaaaattGTTTTAGTTCATGCGGATGTAAAGGGCacaataggcgttcatgtaggaaatacaacaaatgataagtcggttgatgtatttagttataaataattaaagttttttttccttgaataaaatatatttgatttttacttttaaaaaaatgtttGATCTTATAGAAGTTGTTATGCTTAATTTTATTgaaagtttttgtttttctttattaataaaatatataaagtaacttttatattatgaaaatatatgaaatacattgtgcagaaatatatatatatatatatatatatataNNNNNNNNNNNNNNNNNNNNNNNNNNNNNNNNNNNNNNNNNNNNNNNNNNNNNNNNNNNNNNNNNNNNNNNNNNNNNNNNNNNNNNNNNNNNNNNNNNNNatatatatatatatatatatatatatatatatatatataaataaatggatatctatgtatatacataaatacatatgtgtgAAGAGTAAATACGCAAATACATATacattaaatacatatatatattttcattatgattaaaatatatttgattttaacttTTAAAGAAATGTTTGATCTTATTGAAGTTTTTATGCTTGATTTGATTgaaagtttttgtttttctttattaatataatacataattttttttatattatgataatgcATGAAATACGTTATGCGGAACTACGTATATACAAAAGGATATCTATGTAAATACGTATATACATATGTGTGaagaataaatacataaatacatatgcgttAACTGTATTTATATATAAGCTTTATTTatgcttaaaataaaatatgatgttattgatgttattcttaatttgttgaaaagtttttttttctttttttattaataaaatacataaatagtcttttatattatgataatacatgaAATACATTATGCAGAAATACGTATATACAAATGGATATCTTTATAAAAACATAAATTCATATCTGtgaatattaaaaacataaatacatatgcgttAAATACATGTATACATTTTCATTATGCTTAAAATACattttcattatatatttatttatgtatatatgcataatagtaaactaaactaaatattgtaatataaacaacacaaaaactaagtatcacaataattaaacataGAAAAATATTGCCATTGATGATTGAATTAACATATGAAACCTAAAATATATTCAACAAAATGTTTATTGTTATCAAAAACATCCATctcaaaataaaagtcaaataTCATGTACTTCAGTAACTTCTGTTATCTGAATTTCCCTATGAGGCCAActtggtgcttcatcatcactttgtgccttctcttcttatttttttgtacCATAATCCCACAACATTGAAGCGTATCTCGTGCGGAGAAGATCTGGATCAAAGTCAACTTTTGGAACACTTCCACCAAATGTAAGACACTCAGCATATGTTATCATATATAACCCACAATCTCTGCATGTATAAAAATTAATAAGTATTAGTATAacataagaatatatatatatatatatatatatatatatatatatatatatatataatatgtgtatTCAAAATTTACAAGCTGCCATATGGTTGTTGAGGCAAATCTTCCATAATGTAAACATCAAAAAGatcatatttatcatttaatttgtAATTTGGATGATTGTCAATATTAATACCTTTCTTCTCATAGAATTTACATGCCAAAAGACAGTAAGGTATAACCTCATCCAACTTCTCAACTTCAGCAAGCACAGCAGAATCATTACCAACATATGACAGTGaatcatatatgtatatgcatctACTGTTGAAAGAAAGTACAGCCAGAACCCAGTGATGCTTGGACTTTATGTTGATAGGAATGAATATATGATCAACTGTATGCCATGGAACAGCAGCATGCATGCGAAATTCATTTATGCACTCATTCAAATGGTATTCCTTTCCACCAGCATTAAGCGTTGGATCATCAATTGAATACAAAGCTAACACAGCTCTTACAATGTTCACGAAATTGCAGTCAACTGTGCTATACATATATGAGCTATTTGGttcatacttgaatttctttCTCAAATAGTACATGCAAACATCAATTTGCTACATCAAATAAAAGATGATTTGTAAAAGAAactattcaaaattaaattttcaatgtGTAAGCAACTATATGTATGTACTCATGTACATATGTATCTGAAAATATgatatactgcatatgtatttaagaaaatacatattgtAGATAATCactataattaattataatataatttgtAACTCCCCTCATCTAATCAAGACTGTCCAGAAGTACCCATAAAGTAGAACCAATTCTTGTCTTCAACTGATAGAATGTCAAATTTCAAGGCTGATGTCTTGGACTTGTTTTTCAGATAATGTTCCCCTTTGTTGCTTTTGTTAATTGATTAAATATACTACTTAATAATAAacagaaaatataaaagaataatataattaaattgtaAAGTACTTACTTCTTTGCATGATATTTGAGAAGGTCCATTGAAAGCCACGTCATGAACTTATTGGTGACTTTAGTGTCTTCAATACCAAGAATTGGATGAGATACAAGCGGATGCTtctgtttgaatttttttgtttgcaCTTCTGTGCTTCCtttataattacaataaaatagaaaaaataattaataaataaaataaagaagtttggtatatacaacaaaaaaaaaataaaagcacaaACCTTCTGCTGAATTAAATTTTGTAGTAAATGGTGATTCCTTGAATTTAGATGATCTcttaattcttcaaacattcaCAGGAGCTTGTTCTTTATTTGCAGATGGATGAACAATAATGCTTCTTTCCAGTTTCACATATTCGTTAAGAGTGGGTAGCAACTCATCAAGAATTGTTACTTAAGAATCACGTAAATCTGGTTGAGACTTCCCTTCTCCAAAAACTGCTTCATGGGTGTGAACTTCTGAATTAATTTGTTCATCCAAAATTAATTTCTCACAATCAGCCATTGatatattttcaattatttctgtAGCCGCTCCAATGTTCTGTTTAAAATATACACAAATCTTTTAAAGTTGATACAATAACAAAGAAAGTAAACACAAATTATGCAGGAATTAAGCATACCTTTGAATCATCTCGAACTCTCAAATTTTGTTGTATGAAATCAAGATTGATACTTCTAAGCACCTCATCTGGAAATGTGTTTTGTGAATCTGAAAATTGTGCTTCACCCACACTTTCATcaacaatttttttgttttgttcaacATGTTGAAACATATTAAATAACATCAATATTTGTTCAAgaattaaaatacaatattaatttATTCATCATACCGTTGAATCACATACATCTCTTGCTTCATGCACAGAGGTATCAATTTTGTCCTTtaataaaggaaataataaaacattgaaaatattaATATTCACCTATATTAATATACatcataaaaataagaatcaataaATTACCAAAACAACATCATTATCCGCATTATACAACTCCGTAAAATTGGTGCTTTATTTTTGTGTGATCTCTTCAATAACCTGTTCTAAAACATAAACAATGATGACATGtatagttcatatatataaataaaaatttcaatagtattaaaaactaatatacatatgaatgaaaataatttacttaCCAACATGCCTTCAGAACTCTtatcaaaatcatgatgtaaacttGGTGTGGACTCATGCGGTGAAGTATCCTTATCAGTTTCATCCAATTGTGGCTTGACAAATTCATAATCTTTAACCTGTTTATTGgcgtaaaaaatattaaatacgtATGACGATCAAAATTAATATAACATTTGATTAGTTTTGTACTACATATGTATATCtgagtgcatatgtatttattcaaatacataataaatttattttatatttatttaacaaatcaaatatatttaaaacatcaaatgAACACAAAATTACTTACCAATATGCCTTTAGGATTCTTATTAAAACCTTCCATAATCGTTGGAGTTGATTGATGTGGTGATGTATTCTTATCACCTTCCTCCATTTGAGTCGTGTCACAATCTTTgtctttttcttgtttcttgtcattgaaaaaatataaatacatatgattaaatatgtatttatccAAACATAAACACATTCttaatatgtatttactctaacctaaatacatattaaatttgtatttattcaaacataaatacaaactaaatatgtatttattcaaacGTAAATACATACTAAATATGTATTTAGTAAaacctaaatacatattaaatatgtatctattcaaacataaatacatattgaatatgtatttattcaaacataaatatatatgttgtatatgtatataacaaATCAGCTGTACTTAACAATTATTctttataaaactaaaaattttgtACCTTCATCTCATttattgaattcattatttgatcACACCTTGTTGTTACTAAATTCTGAATGTCATTAAATACTTTGTGAACCTGAATTCAAAAGATTGAAATCAGATATGAAAGAaacgaaaatatcaaaatcttAAGCATAAATTACCTCATCACGAAACTTTTCAAACACTTTCTTAGAAAGAACATCATCCTCGTCTTCAAGATTGAAAAAACACATATCAGGCGATTGAACCGGAATGTCTTTTCTGTTTGAAGGTACTGTTTCTTTTGATTGAATCGCCTTGAAAATTGGTGTCTTCACAGAAGACATCTTCACAGCACGACTTGGAGGAGTCCTTTTTGGTGTATGCTGATCTACACCTTTTGATAGattcttcaactttttcttgGCAGGTGAATTTGACGAATCACCCTGGTATTTTTTTTTGCTGATTGAAAGCTGGTGTTTAAGTGGAGGATCCTG encodes the following:
- the LOC124896612 gene encoding uncharacterized protein LOC124896612, which translates into the protein MAKSYSKIEFHSLMEKVEAVDVRVKNYLNLTGYDKWARSYASVHRGWTLTSNIVESINATLVSARELPIYDFLEEVRLMFDLIGKFQEILQQNEVESTRMKVIPASEYIYTVHDKEKHFIVCLKEKKCSYNAFQLDEILCVHACAVLDSKNFKKGSYCSDLYKPKTVLRTYNASFYPLPHKDDWIISDKILVEVVLPPKYKQPPGWPAKRIVKSPDEICLERK